In the Helianthus annuus cultivar XRQ/B chromosome 11, HanXRQr2.0-SUNRISE, whole genome shotgun sequence genome, one interval contains:
- the LOC118484001 gene encoding uncharacterized protein LOC118484001: MSLTDLRNWVQETGKEYGYVIVTRRSKNIGGTTGMVRLVCDRSGEHRSKATVRKAGSKEIGCPFSLLAIRDVTNDTWELKVENANHNHEPATSLLGHAFVRRFTKAKYKLVEQLTAQNMEPRIIFQTLRKQFPDSLHVQKDVQNAVQKIRATIMDGKTPMQVLESLLHDHQFIYDTRQEPKTDVVTEIFFVHPYSITMWRAFPHVMLIDATYKTNLYNMPFVQVVGMTSTNKSFCIAHAVICKERRGNYVWVLERIKSILHESRQCKKGFNKEDWGKFMSYWRRLCESSSEPMYKYNLEKIYNRLVVANRESVYDYVYEKWLKDYKEMFVYAWTDKCRNFGQRTTNRVESQHANLKRYVTRGSSLERIARCVIDIVETQYDEIQKTLDLLAKELLRKLEVLRKLNASCGCHMWLSCGLPFACRLENYKRTGRMIQLDDIDVFWRKLDLRPCKLVDEEVDVVAELNNVRQHLEAQSPVQQKSLLSKIKAVFTPKSSTKKPPIVQQNTHGRPI; encoded by the exons ATGTCTCTAACTGATTTGAGGAATTGGGTACAAGAAACGGGAAAGGAGTATGGTTACGTAATTGTTACCCGCCGATCAAAAAATATTGGCGGTACTACTGGGATGGTACGGCTTGTGTGCGACCGTAGTGGTGAGCACCGTAGTAAAGCAACAGTTAGGAAAGCTGGTAGCAAAGAAATCGGTTGCCCATTTTCATTACTCGCCATCCGGGACGTGACGAATGACACGTGGGAGTTAAAAGTGGAAAACGCGAACCATAACCACGAACCTGCGACGAGTCTGTTGGGCCACGCTTTTGTGCGAAGATTTACTAAAGCCAAATACAAGCTAGTGGAGCAGCTAactgctcaaaacatggagccacgTATAATATTTCAAACCCTAAGAAAGCAGTTCCCCGACAGCCTGCATGTTCAGAAAGACGTGCAAAATGCGGTACAAAAAATTAGAGCGACAATAATGGACGGAAAGACTCCTATGCAGGTACTGGAAAGCTTGCTGCATGACCACCAATTCATTTACGACACCCGACAGGAACCCAAAACAGATGTCGTAACAGAGATTTTCTTTGTTCATCCTTATTCAATCActatgtggcgtgcattcccgcaCGTGATGTTGATCGACGCGACCTACAAAACAAACCTCTACAACATGCCATTTGTCCAGGTTGTGGGTATGACGTCGACCAACAAGTCTTTTTGTATCGCACATGCCGTTATTTGTAAAGAACGAAGGGGTAACTACGTGTGGGTGCTTGAGCGGATCAAGTCAATATTGCATGAAT CTAGACAGTGCAAGAAAGGGTTCAATAAAGAAGATTGGGGGAAATTTATGTCGTACTGGCGGAGATTGTGCGAATCTTCTTCAGAGCCCATGTACAAGTACAACTTGGAGAAAATTTATAACCGACTCGTGGTTGCCAACCGAGAAA GTGTCTATGATTACGTCTACGAAAAATGGCTCAAAGACTATAAAGAAATGTTCGTTTATGCGTGGACCGATAAGTGTCGCAACTTTGGTCAGCGCACCAccaacagagttgagagccagcACGCAAATTTAAAAAGATACGTTACGCGCGGGAGTTCATTGGAGCGAATAGCAAGATGCGTCATTGATATAGTTGAAACTCAGTACGATGAAATACAAAAAA CACTTGATTTGCTGGCAAAAGAGCTACTGAGGAAGCTGGAGGTGTTGCGGAAACTTAACGCATCATGTGGTTGTCATATGTGGCTTAGCTGTGGATTGCCGTTTGCTTGTAGGCTGGAAAACTACAAACGTAcag GGCGTATGATACAACTCGACGACATAGATGTATTCTGGCGTAAGCTTGACTTGCGCCCGTGTAAACTGGTAGACGAGGAAGTCGATGTTGTAGCAGAGCTCAATAATGTGCGACAACATTTAGAGGCGCAGTCCCCCGTTCAGCAAAAGAGTTTGCTTTCAAAGATAAAAGCGGTCTTCACCCCGAAATCATCAACCAAGAAACCACCGATCGTCCAGCAAAACACTCACGGTCGGCCTATATAA